The window GGTGCGGCCCGACCGCCGCACGTCGCTGGCCATGCGCTGGGTGATCGGCGCCGCGCGCCGGCGCGCGGAGCGCAGCATGTCCGAGAAGCTCGCGGCCGAGCTGCTGGACGCCGCCAACAACCGCGGCACTGCCGTGAAGAAGCGGGAAGACACGCACAAGATGGCGGAGGCCAACAAAGCGTTCGCGCATTACCGCTGGTAAGGGAATCCGACGGAGAGGGGGGGCCGCAACCTGGTCCCCCTCTTCGCATGTAGGTAGACAGAAAGAAAGCAGAGGGACGACGTGGAGCGGCAGTACTCGCTGGAGAAGACCCGGAATATCGGCATCATGGCCCACATCGACGCGGGCAAGACGACGACGACCGAGCGCATCCTCTACTACACGGGGCGCTCGTACAAGATCGGCGAAGTCCACGAAGGCACCGCGACGATGGACTGGATGGTGCAGGAGCAGGAGCGCGGCATCACCATCACCTCCGCGGCCACCACGTGCTTCTGGCGCGATTGCCGCGTCAACATCATCGACACGCCGGGTCACGTGGACTTCACGGTCGAGGTCGAGCGCTCGCTCCGTGTGCTCGACGGCGCCGTGGCCGTGCTCGACGCCGTGTCGGGCGTGGAGCCGCAGACCGAAACCGTCTGGCGGCAGGCCGACAAGTACCGCGTGCCCCGCATCGTCTACGTCAACAAGATGGATCGCGTCGGCGCCGACTTCTATCGCTGCCTGGACATGCTGCGCAGCCGCCTGGGCGCGCACCCGGTGGCCATCCAGCTGCCCCTCGGCCGTGAGGACCAGTACCGCGGGCTGGCGGACCTGATCGAGCAGACGGCGCTCGTGTGGGACGAGGACGACGAGTCGCTCGGCAAGGAATTTAGGAAGGTGGAGATCCCGGCCGACCTCCGCGACCAGGTCAAGGAGTACCGGGAGAAGATGATCGAGGCGCTCGCCGAGGTGGACGAGCACCTCCTCGCGAAGTACGTCGCCAGCGAGCCCATCGGCCCCGAGGAGATCAAGGCGGCCGTTCGCAAGGGCACCATCGCGCTGAAGCTCTTCCCGGTGGTCTGCGGCGCGTCCTTCAAGAACAAGGGTGTCCAGCCGCTGCTCGACGCCGTCATCGACTACCTGCCGTCGCCGCTCGACATTCCGCCCGTGCAGGGCGTGAACCCGGAGACGAAGGAGACGGAAGAGCGCAAGGCTGCCGACGACGCGCCGTTCGCCGCGCTGGCGTTCAAGATCATGAGCCACCAGCACGTCGGCCAACTCGTGTTCCTCCGCGTCTACTCGGGCACGCTCGAGGCCGGCTCCGGCGTCTACAACTCGACCAAGGACAAGAAAGAGCGGGTGGGCCGCCTCCTCCGGATGCACGCGAACAAGGAGGAAGCGATCGAGGGCGTCGCGGCCGGCGACATCGCCGCCGCCATCGGCCTCAAGCTCACGACCACCGGCGACACGCTCTGCGACGCGGACAGGCCGATCGTG is drawn from Candidatus Methylomirabilota bacterium and contains these coding sequences:
- the fusA gene encoding elongation factor G, which gives rise to MERQYSLEKTRNIGIMAHIDAGKTTTTERILYYTGRSYKIGEVHEGTATMDWMVQEQERGITITSAATTCFWRDCRVNIIDTPGHVDFTVEVERSLRVLDGAVAVLDAVSGVEPQTETVWRQADKYRVPRIVYVNKMDRVGADFYRCLDMLRSRLGAHPVAIQLPLGREDQYRGLADLIEQTALVWDEDDESLGKEFRKVEIPADLRDQVKEYREKMIEALAEVDEHLLAKYVASEPIGPEEIKAAVRKGTIALKLFPVVCGASFKNKGVQPLLDAVIDYLPSPLDIPPVQGVNPETKETEERKAADDAPFAALAFKIMSHQHVGQLVFLRVYSGTLEAGSGVYNSTKDKKERVGRLLRMHANKEEAIEGVAAGDIAAAIGLKLTTTGDTLCDADRPIVLEAMTFPEPVIAVAIEPKTRADEERLSMSLARLALEDPTFRVTTEEETAQTLIHGMGELHLEIIVDRLLREFHVEANVGKPQVAYRETIRQHAEAQGRYVRQTGGRGQYGDVYLEVEPNEPGKGFEFENKIVGGVIPKEYIPAVEKGIREALDNGVLAGYPMVDIRVRLTDGSYHEVDSSEMAFKIAASMGFKEACRRAKPVLLEPVMDVEVVTPEEYMGAVVGDLNSRRGRIVSMEARGTSQVIRANVPLAQMFGYVTDLRSMTQGRATSTMQFARYEEVPTAIADEIMAKVAGKPAARAATR